A portion of the Edaphobacter lichenicola genome contains these proteins:
- a CDS encoding DUF481 domain-containing protein codes for MRPAVTVLASASLLFSHPVVAFCEDIHLKNGNTISGHILSEDDKQVLMATEFSPPIAVLKSFIASIEGPRETERAPEQEKDVAQTPSPCVTSCVLLTRHWDSWANIGFSFTGGNVQTSTLSGGSKTTWADGPNKLTFQVSNYWDVNRGLGQNISVDWGEARYQRSLHAGKWFAWVADEFERDPGKLLVIRTAPGAGLGYRLLQQKSTRMELYSGFDWNLAGYSTLPNSSSAEFVIGNTLQRQITPRTQIEETYRIYLDLSSGTTPRQLLDATVTANMARQMFFYISGVNRYEPNPNTGVKSNDLLLLAGLRWAFFRRGE; via the coding sequence CCAGCAGTCACAGTCCTCGCCTCAGCATCTTTGTTGTTCTCGCACCCGGTTGTGGCATTCTGCGAGGATATTCATCTCAAGAACGGCAACACGATCAGCGGACACATCCTCTCTGAAGATGACAAGCAAGTGCTCATGGCGACGGAGTTCTCACCCCCGATCGCTGTCCTGAAGTCGTTCATCGCCTCCATTGAGGGGCCTCGCGAGACCGAGAGAGCCCCGGAACAGGAAAAGGATGTGGCACAAACCCCTTCGCCGTGCGTCACAAGCTGTGTGTTACTGACGCGGCACTGGGACTCGTGGGCGAACATTGGTTTTAGCTTTACCGGCGGAAATGTGCAAACCTCTACTCTGTCTGGTGGGTCGAAGACGACCTGGGCTGACGGCCCTAACAAGCTCACATTTCAGGTCTCAAACTACTGGGACGTAAATCGCGGACTGGGCCAGAACATCAGCGTGGATTGGGGCGAGGCACGGTACCAGCGCAGCCTTCACGCCGGCAAGTGGTTCGCATGGGTGGCGGACGAATTCGAGCGCGATCCCGGAAAGCTTCTTGTGATTCGCACCGCGCCGGGCGCAGGTCTCGGATACAGACTTCTGCAGCAAAAAAGCACCAGGATGGAGCTCTATTCCGGATTTGACTGGAATCTGGCGGGGTATTCCACCTTGCCTAATTCATCCAGTGCTGAATTTGTAATTGGGAATACACTTCAACGGCAAATCACACCCCGCACCCAGATTGAAGAGACATACCGTATCTATTTAGACCTGTCGTCAGGCACGACACCGCGTCAGCTTTTGGATGCAACCGTTACTGCGAACATGGCGAGGCAAATGTTCTTTTATATTTCAGGCGTGAATCGATATGAGCCCAATCCGAACACAGGTGTCAAGTCCAACGATCTTCTCCTCCTTGCGGGTTTGCGATGGGCTTTTTTCAGGCGAGGTGAATAG
- a CDS encoding TMEM175 family protein: MPESYNTIAGTSVERLAAISDGVFAVAMTLLVLDIHTPATELIHGELDLLRSLRLLLPRLLVYVMSFLTLGIFWIGQQTQLNLLERSSRNLSWIHIAFLFAVSITPFSTQLLAQFLTFRTALLAYWLNIFLLGTILFLSWRSAIGSGVVKKDIQPSVPNAVQRRILGAQALYAIGAGLCVVNTYLSVAVIIALQLNYAIAPRSFWKEFRREKRLS; encoded by the coding sequence ATGCCCGAATCCTACAACACCATTGCGGGAACCAGCGTGGAGCGTCTGGCCGCGATCAGTGACGGAGTGTTTGCCGTTGCGATGACACTGTTGGTACTGGACATTCACACCCCGGCAACCGAATTGATACACGGCGAGCTGGATCTACTGCGCAGTCTTCGGCTGCTCCTCCCTCGATTGCTGGTTTATGTGATGAGCTTCCTCACCCTCGGGATCTTCTGGATCGGACAGCAGACGCAACTCAATCTCCTGGAACGGTCCAGCCGCAACCTTTCCTGGATTCACATCGCCTTCCTTTTTGCGGTTTCGATCACACCATTTTCCACCCAGTTGCTGGCCCAGTTTCTTACTTTCCGTACAGCTCTGTTGGCCTATTGGCTGAATATCTTCCTGTTGGGAACGATACTGTTCCTGAGTTGGCGTTCTGCAATTGGATCGGGTGTAGTCAAGAAGGATATACAACCGTCGGTTCCGAACGCAGTCCAGCGTCGAATCCTAGGAGCGCAGGCCCTGTACGCTATCGGTGCGGGGCTGTGTGTTGTCAATACATATTTGAGCGTTGCGGTCATTATCGCGTTGCAACTCAACTACGCGATTGCGCCACGTTCGTTTTGGAAAGAATTCAGGCGTGAGAAAAGGTTGTCGTAG
- a CDS encoding TolB-like translocation protein: MAADVGQLLGAPVIAPDGSEIVVSLSTSQGAYLFRRPLKSNHMIRMEGTQSASLPFWSPDSHHIGFFADGQLKRTPAFGGSFVILCDVVEPRGGCWNGDTILFAPNLRGIFRIGATGGTAVPVTVLDAGAGENSHRFPVFLPDGNRFLYFSRSSSLEKRGIYLESLDHRQHRRRVLVADGQFALGAVPDSDQHFLITQQAGKLVAQGFDCNNGKAFGAEHILLDHAGQVSASDTGALALRTDAQVRSTLVWRDREGRHLGILGKPDDYWQATISPDGRFVAIVRHDALTGIFRAWTASLANGQMEVLSDADHVDSVVWIHDGKMLYYRDFVQRKLFRRSVDPRGPEEFVQTIAGGNICGLSPDGLTVIVERSKDGIHSVIEWSAISPLQWHLIDSNGFVGSTGLSPDGRSLAFGSNSSGRMEVYLASFPSMKNLRRVSVDGGSCPRWRQDSEELFYIAEDQSLMCLDLSASERSRGMRPKPLFRTALANATRSPLYDVASDGSRFLLLERDSSISGGDVELLLNWPSILSD, translated from the coding sequence ATGGCTGCAGACGTTGGTCAACTCTTAGGGGCCCCGGTGATCGCACCTGATGGAAGCGAAATCGTGGTCTCACTCAGCACCTCCCAGGGAGCATATCTTTTCCGCCGCCCGCTAAAGTCGAATCATATGATCCGGATGGAGGGAACGCAGTCCGCTTCGCTGCCATTCTGGTCGCCAGACAGTCATCACATTGGTTTTTTTGCGGATGGACAATTAAAGAGGACGCCCGCTTTCGGCGGGAGCTTTGTTATTCTCTGCGATGTTGTCGAACCGAGAGGGGGCTGCTGGAACGGTGACACCATCCTTTTCGCACCGAACCTGCGAGGGATCTTCCGAATCGGCGCAACGGGTGGGACCGCAGTTCCTGTGACGGTGTTAGACGCGGGCGCAGGCGAGAACTCCCATCGGTTTCCCGTTTTCCTGCCTGATGGTAACCGTTTTCTATATTTTTCACGGTCGTCCAGCTTGGAAAAAAGGGGTATCTATCTCGAATCGCTCGATCACAGACAACACCGCCGTAGAGTTTTGGTGGCTGACGGCCAGTTCGCTCTGGGGGCCGTTCCGGATTCGGACCAGCATTTTCTAATAACTCAGCAGGCCGGCAAACTTGTCGCGCAAGGATTCGACTGCAACAACGGAAAAGCTTTCGGCGCGGAGCATATCCTGCTTGACCATGCTGGTCAGGTCAGCGCTTCGGACACCGGGGCCCTGGCCTTGCGCACCGATGCGCAGGTTCGTTCCACACTGGTCTGGCGCGATAGAGAAGGCCGTCATCTTGGGATATTGGGCAAGCCAGACGACTATTGGCAAGCCACGATCTCACCTGATGGTCGTTTCGTGGCGATTGTCCGTCATGACGCGTTGACCGGTATCTTTCGAGCGTGGACTGCCTCTTTAGCGAATGGTCAAATGGAGGTGCTCTCGGACGCCGATCATGTTGATTCCGTAGTCTGGATTCACGATGGCAAGATGCTGTACTACAGAGACTTCGTTCAGAGAAAGCTGTTCCGTCGAAGTGTAGATCCTCGAGGCCCGGAAGAATTTGTGCAGACCATCGCGGGCGGCAACATTTGCGGCTTATCGCCCGATGGTCTCACAGTGATTGTTGAACGCTCGAAGGATGGCATCCACTCGGTTATCGAATGGTCCGCGATTAGCCCGTTGCAGTGGCACCTCATCGACTCGAACGGATTCGTGGGTAGCACGGGCTTGTCTCCGGATGGCAGGTCGCTGGCGTTTGGGTCGAACAGTTCTGGCAGAATGGAAGTTTACCTGGCCAGCTTTCCCAGCATGAAAAATCTCCGCCGGGTCTCCGTGGATGGCGGATCCTGCCCTCGATGGCGGCAGGATAGCGAAGAATTGTTTTATATTGCCGAGGACCAATCGTTGATGTGTTTGGATTTATCCGCCAGCGAAAGAAGTCGGGGGATGAGACCAAAACCGCTCTTCCGTACGGCACTGGCCAATGCGACCAGAAGCCCGCTGTACGACGTCGCGAGTGATGGCTCTCGTTTCCTTCTGCTCGAGCGCGATAGCTCGATCAGCGGGGGTGACGTCGAACTCCTGCTCAACTGGCCAAGTATTCTTTCGGACTAG
- a CDS encoding vanadium-dependent haloperoxidase, protein MKTRIIESLRSPLAVKLSIAIWFALLVHSQLQAQNVVTQWNDIAITQARASTAPGATSAGATSLYVAYVELAVYNSVVAIEGHFEPYEYTVPAAKGSSPDAAAVEAAYRMLLHLLPDRATALTAAYSLSMAAIPDGPSKTAGQSVGLFSANTLISLRAGDGLGVPWPYSYPSTPEPGVYIPTPGVTSLVTPWAGQMRPFTFNNPAQFLPDEPPPALRSREWAEDYNEVKLLGAVDSTVRTPAQTEIGLFWTDHTTTQYGRMLQLLAMQENMNLLDSSRLMAMSFTSLADAYIGCFNAKYHFSFWRPVTAIRNGDIDGNELTVADPAWTPLGVTPGHPEYPAAHACLTGSLANTLEQYFGTPRVHLTVSSAVTNTTHYFQNVHELEREIEGARIYAGFHYHHSLVQGFLLGHKVSQNVTAKYFGPERSHHKDEDR, encoded by the coding sequence ATGAAAACGCGCATTATAGAGTCGCTTCGGTCCCCCCTCGCCGTCAAACTTTCTATCGCGATCTGGTTCGCCTTATTAGTGCACTCACAACTCCAAGCGCAAAACGTAGTCACGCAGTGGAACGATATTGCGATTACGCAGGCGCGCGCCAGCACCGCACCGGGTGCCACCTCTGCAGGAGCCACGAGCCTTTACGTCGCGTATGTCGAGCTCGCAGTGTACAACTCGGTCGTCGCGATCGAAGGCCACTTTGAGCCCTACGAGTACACCGTACCCGCGGCCAAGGGCTCATCTCCCGACGCCGCTGCGGTGGAGGCCGCCTATCGCATGCTGCTGCATTTGCTGCCCGATCGGGCAACGGCACTTACCGCGGCCTACAGCTTGTCGATGGCGGCGATCCCAGACGGCCCCTCCAAGACCGCGGGCCAATCTGTCGGCCTGTTCTCAGCTAACACGCTCATCTCTTTGCGTGCGGGTGATGGCCTTGGCGTTCCATGGCCATACAGCTATCCATCCACACCGGAGCCCGGCGTCTATATCCCAACCCCCGGGGTCACCTCGCTGGTGACGCCATGGGCAGGCCAGATGAGACCGTTCACTTTCAACAACCCCGCTCAGTTCTTGCCGGATGAGCCGCCTCCAGCTTTGAGGAGCAGGGAATGGGCCGAAGACTACAACGAGGTGAAGTTGCTGGGAGCGGTGGACAGCACAGTCCGGACGCCGGCTCAAACCGAAATCGGCCTCTTTTGGACCGATCACACCACTACACAGTACGGACGCATGCTGCAGTTGCTGGCCATGCAGGAGAACATGAACCTTTTGGACAGCTCGCGCCTGATGGCAATGTCTTTTACTTCACTCGCCGACGCCTACATCGGCTGCTTCAACGCCAAGTATCACTTCAGCTTTTGGCGGCCAGTCACGGCGATTCGCAACGGGGACATCGACGGCAACGAGCTAACGGTTGCTGACCCGGCATGGACCCCCCTGGGCGTCACGCCCGGGCATCCCGAGTATCCGGCCGCTCATGCGTGCCTTACCGGCTCGCTCGCGAACACGCTGGAGCAATACTTTGGAACACCGCGCGTGCACCTCACCGTCAGCAGTGCGGTCACCAACACAACCCACTACTTCCAGAACGTTCATGAACTTGAACGCGAGATAGAAGGCGCACGCATCTACGCAGGCTTTCACTACCACCACTCCTTGGTCCAGGGGTTTCTCCTGGGGCACAAGGTCTCACAGAACGTCACTGCCAAATACTTCGGCCCGGAAAGGAGCCACCACAAGGACGAAGACCGTTGA
- a CDS encoding alpha/beta hydrolase, producing MMSRRTASVGLLTLCFICASSLTTQAQATSCKSTVTGMLAVVPLQSHVYGDNRTLRVWLPPGYLAPANSSKRYPVLYIFDGQDLFDRCTARPGQDEWHVDETVTDLIAKDAVQPLILVGIDNAGPGRREDEYSRYGAMSDAPQKLSAFVTREVLPLVDGRYRTIADRTHRGVGGASLGSIAALSLLLDQPDTFGLGLLESTSLQVGNGKVMQDTSTIVQGPARISIGVGTTEVPPSDAAAHGFPDFDTAFVAMSRTLADNMKKSLMNHPEVKLTVEPGGQHQDKFWGERFGPAITFLYPVEPAQIK from the coding sequence ATGATGAGTCGCCGTACCGCTTCTGTAGGTCTGCTCACTCTGTGCTTTATCTGTGCCTCATCGCTTACGACGCAGGCACAGGCAACATCCTGTAAGAGTACGGTGACCGGCATGCTTGCGGTGGTTCCGTTGCAGAGCCACGTGTATGGCGATAACCGTACCTTACGAGTGTGGCTTCCACCTGGTTATTTAGCTCCAGCTAACTCTTCCAAGCGCTATCCCGTGCTCTATATCTTCGATGGGCAGGATCTTTTTGACCGATGCACAGCGCGGCCAGGTCAAGATGAGTGGCACGTCGATGAAACCGTGACCGATCTGATTGCCAAGGATGCCGTGCAGCCCTTGATTTTGGTCGGGATCGACAACGCAGGACCGGGCCGTCGCGAGGACGAATACTCAAGATATGGTGCGATGTCGGACGCACCGCAAAAGCTCTCAGCATTCGTGACGCGGGAGGTTCTGCCTCTAGTCGACGGACGCTACAGGACGATTGCAGACCGCACCCACCGCGGCGTGGGTGGTGCTTCGTTGGGTTCCATCGCTGCGCTGAGTCTTCTGCTCGACCAGCCCGACACATTCGGTCTTGGCTTGCTCGAAAGCACTTCGCTGCAAGTCGGAAATGGCAAAGTTATGCAAGATACTTCGACGATCGTGCAAGGGCCTGCGCGGATTTCGATCGGGGTAGGTACGACCGAAGTACCGCCGTCTGATGCTGCGGCGCACGGATTTCCTGATTTCGATACTGCCTTCGTCGCCATGAGCCGGACGCTTGCCGACAACATGAAGAAGAGCCTGATGAACCATCCTGAAGTCAAGCTGACCGTTGAGCCGGGCGGACAGCATCAGGATAAATTTTGGGGAGAACGCTTCGGTCCTGCGATCACCTTCCTTTATCCAGTAGAGCCAGCACAGATCAAGTAG
- a CDS encoding VOC family protein, translating to MIWNRSIPRATVIPVLAYIDAEEAAAWLCHAFAFTIRLRVDTHRVQLNVGEGAVIVRELRPLEIGSPVGLGHSITVRIDDADAHCDLARKHGAKITQEPATHPYGERQYVAEDLAGHSWTFSQSVADMLPEDWGGTSEQLL from the coding sequence ATGATCTGGAATCGGTCTATACCTCGAGCCACGGTGATCCCGGTGCTCGCTTACATTGATGCGGAAGAGGCAGCAGCCTGGCTGTGTCATGCGTTTGCCTTTACGATCCGGCTGCGAGTTGACACGCACCGCGTGCAGCTCAACGTCGGAGAAGGCGCAGTCATCGTAAGAGAACTTCGCCCGCTTGAGATCGGGAGCCCTGTTGGTCTCGGCCACTCGATTACTGTCCGCATCGACGATGCGGACGCTCACTGCGATCTTGCGAGAAAGCATGGCGCAAAAATCACACAGGAACCAGCCACCCATCCTTACGGAGAGCGGCAGTACGTAGCTGAGGATCTTGCAGGTCATTCCTGGACGTTTTCACAGTCGGTAGCTGACATGCTGCCGGAGGACTGGGGTGGGACCTCAGAACAACTTCTATAA
- a CDS encoding integrase core domain-containing protein, with product MRECGVPARIRTDDGAPFADTELLELSKLSLGWMEIGIMHERIQAGRPQQNGRHERMHRTLKEDTTKPLAASLRAQQSRFDNFRYVFNNERPHEGLNKQVPASLYIPSSIRLPRKLPDFTYPKGLLLRRVNNSGDI from the coding sequence ATGCGGGAGTGTGGAGTTCCAGCACGGATCAGGACCGACGACGGCGCACCGTTTGCAGACACAGAGCTATTAGAGCTGTCGAAACTCTCACTCGGCTGGATGGAGATTGGGATCATGCACGAGCGCATTCAAGCAGGTCGACCTCAACAAAACGGTCGCCATGAGCGGATGCATCGAACGCTAAAGGAGGACACGACGAAACCGCTGGCGGCATCCCTTCGCGCACAGCAGAGCCGCTTCGATAACTTTCGATACGTGTTCAATAACGAACGCCCGCACGAAGGCCTGAACAAACAAGTTCCCGCAAGTCTTTATATCCCGAGCTCGATCCGACTGCCGCGCAAGTTACCAGACTTCACGTACCCGAAGGGTCTCCTGCTGCGACGAGTCAACAATAGCGGCGACATTTGA
- a CDS encoding CRTAC1 family protein has translation MMKVPRAQWSKTFTQPRRDFLKTISAVAASAAFPPNIFSSESAKKGSTPFSQFVDVTESAGLKDILFYGEKAEATYITEIMGGGCAFFDYDNDGWMDIFILGGRRLSEIPAGASNHLYRNNRDGTFTDVTKKAGLTDAGWAIGVCVGDYNNDGFEDLFVTYFGQNRLYRNNGDGTFTDVTKQAGLGSSLTRFGSGCTFVDYNRDGWLDLFVANYADVDIENLPKPSLERPNCSFEAVPVNCGPSGLPIPTNLLYRNNRDGTFTDVSKESGIASFRGSYALTAVAFDVDEDGWPDIFVAGDSTPSLLLMNNHNGTFREEGLMRGVALSDEGREMAGMGVGVGDYDCDGHLDIVRTHFMNQPTGLYHCSGKGEFEDVTMQSGLMHEQRFVSWGIGLVDLDNDGFPDIFLVTGQVYPELEAKYPRYPRRGPRLVFRNLGNGTFQELDEEKIPALASRHVSRGCAFGDFDNDGDLDIVIMNQNEPPSLLRNDAPSVNHWIKIRLRGTKSNRSAIGARVLLRSNGKLQVQEVLSQSSYVSSNDPRLHFGLGAAEKADIELRWPLGAIEIYKGVVANQLVTFYEGSSNFHVEKLPGVPT, from the coding sequence ATGATGAAAGTGCCCAGGGCCCAATGGTCTAAGACCTTTACGCAACCACGCCGCGACTTTCTAAAAACAATCTCGGCCGTTGCGGCATCAGCAGCGTTCCCCCCCAACATCTTCAGCAGCGAATCGGCAAAAAAAGGCTCGACTCCATTCTCACAGTTTGTGGATGTAACCGAATCGGCCGGACTCAAGGATATTCTTTTTTATGGGGAAAAAGCTGAAGCGACGTACATAACCGAAATAATGGGAGGTGGCTGCGCCTTTTTTGATTATGACAACGACGGCTGGATGGACATCTTCATCCTGGGTGGGCGCAGACTGTCTGAGATTCCTGCTGGAGCTAGCAATCATCTCTACCGCAACAATCGTGACGGCACCTTCACCGATGTGACGAAAAAAGCTGGTCTGACCGACGCGGGATGGGCAATAGGAGTATGTGTAGGAGATTACAACAATGATGGATTTGAAGATTTGTTCGTGACCTACTTTGGCCAGAATCGCCTGTACCGTAATAACGGCGACGGCACATTCACGGATGTCACAAAGCAGGCGGGATTGGGAAGTTCCTTAACACGTTTTGGATCTGGATGTACTTTTGTGGATTACAACCGCGATGGTTGGCTAGATCTCTTCGTAGCCAATTACGCAGATGTAGATATTGAAAACTTGCCTAAGCCCTCGCTCGAACGTCCGAACTGCAGCTTCGAAGCTGTTCCGGTTAACTGTGGCCCTTCAGGCCTGCCCATACCGACGAATTTGTTGTACCGCAATAACAGAGATGGGACATTCACGGATGTCTCAAAGGAATCTGGTATTGCGTCATTCCGCGGTTCCTATGCCCTGACCGCGGTCGCCTTCGATGTGGACGAGGATGGATGGCCCGACATCTTCGTGGCTGGTGATTCCACGCCCAGCTTGTTGCTAATGAACAACCATAATGGCACCTTCCGGGAGGAAGGTTTGATGCGCGGAGTGGCCCTAAGCGATGAAGGCAGGGAAATGGCCGGTATGGGCGTTGGGGTAGGGGATTACGATTGTGATGGCCATCTCGATATTGTTCGTACCCACTTTATGAACCAACCAACTGGTCTTTACCATTGTTCGGGTAAGGGCGAATTTGAAGATGTCACTATGCAATCCGGCTTGATGCACGAACAGCGCTTTGTGAGTTGGGGTATCGGACTCGTCGATCTGGATAACGACGGTTTTCCCGACATCTTCTTGGTGACAGGCCAGGTCTATCCAGAGCTCGAAGCAAAGTATCCAAGATATCCTCGCCGGGGGCCCCGTCTAGTATTCCGCAATCTGGGAAATGGAACCTTTCAAGAACTCGACGAGGAAAAGATACCAGCGCTAGCTTCGCGTCATGTCAGTCGCGGCTGCGCTTTCGGCGATTTCGACAATGACGGGGATCTCGACATCGTGATCATGAACCAAAATGAGCCTCCGTCGCTGCTGCGCAATGACGCGCCCTCGGTGAATCACTGGATTAAGATCCGACTGCGGGGAACAAAGAGCAATCGCAGCGCAATTGGAGCTAGGGTGCTCCTTCGCAGCAACGGTAAATTGCAGGTCCAAGAGGTGCTTAGTCAATCCAGCTACGTATCCTCAAACGATCCACGCCTGCATTTCGGCCTAGGGGCAGCCGAAAAAGCCGACATAGAACTCCGGTGGCCCCTAGGAGCCATAGAGATCTACAAAGGTGTCGTAGCAAATCAGTTAGTGACGTTCTACGAAGGTTCTTCGAACTTTCATGTCGAAAAGCTACCAGGGGTTCCGACTTGA